The following are encoded together in the Mus musculus strain NOD/MrkTac chromosome 17 genomic contig, GRCm38.p6 alternate locus group NOD/MrkTac MMCHR17_NOD_IDD1 genome:
- the Gtf2h4 gene encoding general transcription factor IIH subunit 4, translating to MEITPARGGLNRAHLQCRNLQEFLGGLSPGVLDRLYGHPATCLAVFRELPSLAKNWVMRMLFLEQPLPQAAVALWVKKEFSKAQEESTGLLSGLRIWHTQLLPGGLQGLILNPVFRQNLRIALLGGGKAWSDDTSQLGPDKHARDVPSLDKYAEERWEVVLHFMVGSPSAAVSQDLAQLLSQAGLMKSTEPGEPPCITSAGFQFLLLDTPAQLWYFMLQYLQTAQSRGMDLVEILSFLFQLSFSTLGKDYSVEGMSDSLLNFLQHLREFGLVFQRKRKSRRYYPTRLAINLSSGVSGAGGTVHQPGFIVVETNYRLYAYTESELQIALIALFSEMLYRFPNMVVAQVTRESVQQAIASGITAQQIIHFLRTRAHPVMLKQNPVLPPTITDQIRLWELERDRLRFTEGVLYNQFLSQVDFELLLAHARELGVLVFENSAKRLMVVTPAGHSDVKRFWKRQKHSS from the exons ATGGAGATCACCCCTGCGAGGGGTGGACTGAACCGAGCACACCTACAATGCAGGAATCTCCAAGAGTTCTTAGGAGGCCTGAGCCCTGGGGTGCTGGACCGATTGTATGGGCACCCTGCCACTTGTCTGGCTGTCTTCAG GGAGCTCCCCTCTTTGGCTAAGAACTGGGTCATGAGGATGCTCTTTCTGGAGCAGCCGCTACCACAGGCTGCGGTGGCCCTGTGGGTGAAGAAGGAGTTCAGCAA GGCTCAGGAGGAAAGTACGGGGCTGCTGAGTGGCCTCCGTATCTGGCATACCCAGCTGCTCCCTGGTGGACTCCAAGGCCTCATCTTGAACCCCGTCTTCCGCCAGAACCTCCGGATTGCCCTTCTGGGTGG GGGCAAGGCCTGGTCTGATGACACAAGTCAGCTGGGACCAGACAAGCACGCCCGGGACGTCCCCTCACTGGACAAGTATGCTGAGGAGCGCTGGGAG GTGGTCTTGCACTTCATGGTGGGCTCCCCCAGTGCAGCTGTCAGCCAAGACCTGGCTCAGCTCCTCAGCCAGGCCGGGCTTATGAAAAG CACTGAACCTGGAGAGCCACCCTGCATCACTTCCGCTGGCTTCCAGTTCCTGCTACTGGACACGCCTGCCCAGCTCTGGTACTTCATGCTGCAGTATCTGCAGACAGCCCAG AGCCGGGGCATGGATCTGGTGgagattctctccttccttttccagCTCAGCTTCTCCACTCTTGGCAAG GACTACTCTGTGGAGGGGATGAGTGACTCTTTGTTGAACTTCCTGCAACACCTGCGTGAGTTCGGGCTTGTTTTCCAGAGGAAG aggaagtCCCGGCGTTACTACCCCACACGCCTGGCCATCAACCTCTCATCTGGTGTCTCTGGGGCTGGGGGCACTGTGCACCAGCCAGGCTTCATTGTCGTGGAAACTAATTACCGACTGTACGCCTATACCG AGTCGGAACTGCAGATCGCTCTCATTGCCCTTTTCTCCGAAATGCTCTATCGATTCCCCAACATGGTGGTGGCACAAGTGACCCGGGAGAGTGTGCAGCAGGCCATTGCTAGCGGCATCACAGCTCAGCAG ATAATCCATTTCCTAAGGACAAGGGCACATCCAGTGATGCTCAAACAG AATCCTGTGCTGCCCCCCACCATAACAGACCAGATTCGGCTGTGGGAGCTGGAAAGGGACAGACTCCGGTTCACTGAAG GCGTCCTGTATAACCAGTTCCTGTCGCAAGTGGACTTTGAACTGCTGCTGGCCCACGCGCGGGAGCTGGGCGTGCTTGTGTTCGAGAACTCGGCCAAGCGGCTGATGGTGGTGACGCCGGCAGGGCACAGCGACGTCAAGCGCTTCTGGAAGCGGCAGAAGCACAGCTCCTGA
- the Ddr1 gene encoding epithelial discoidin domain-containing receptor 1 isoform 2 precursor (isoform 2 precursor is encoded by transcript variant 2; The RefSeq protein has 2 substitutions compared to this genomic sequence) encodes MGTGTLSSLLLLLLLVTIGDADMKGHFDPAKCRYALGMQDRTIPDSDISVSSSWSDSTAARHSRLESSDGDGAWCPAGPVFPKEEEYLQVDLRRLHLVALVGTQGRHAGGLGKEFSRSYRLRYSRDGRRWMDWKDRWGQEVISGNEDPGGVVLKDLGPPMVARLVRFYPRADRVMSVCLRVELYGCLWRDGLLSYTAPVGQTMQLSEVMVHLNDSTYDGYTAGGLQYGGLGQLADGVVGLDDFRQSQELRVWPGYDYVGWSNQSFPTGYVEMEFEFDRLRTFQTMQVHCNNMHTLGARLPGGVECRFKRGPAMAWEGEPVRHALGGSLGDPRARAISVPLGGHVGRFLQCRFLFAGPWLLFSEISFISDVVNDSSDTFPPAPWWPPGPPPTNFSSLELEPRGQQPVAKAEGSPTAILIGCLVAIILLLLLIIALMLWRLHWRRLLSKAERRVLEEELTVHLSVPGDTILINNRPGPREPPPYQEPRPRGTPPHSAPCVPNGSACSGDYMEPEKPGAPLLPPPPQNSVPHYAEADIVTLQGVTGGNTYAVPALPPGAVGDGPPRVDFPRSRLRFKEKLGEGQFGEVHLCEVEDPQDLVSSDFPISVHKGHPLLVAVKILRPDATKNARNDFLKEVKIMSRLKDPNIIRLLGVCVQDDPLCMITDYMENGDLNQFLSARQLENKATQGLSGDTESDQGPTISYPMLLHVGAQIASGMRYLATLNFVHRDLATRNCLVGENFTIKIADFGMSRNLYAGDYYRVQGRAVLPIRWMAWECILMGKFTTASDVWAFGVTLWEVLMLCRSQPFGQLTDEQVIENAGEFFRDQGRQVYLSRPPACPQTLYELMLRCWSREPEQRPPFAQLHRFLADDALNTV; translated from the exons ATGGGGACAGGGACCCTCTCatctctactgctgctgctactctTGGTGACAATTGGAGATGCTGACATGAAGGGACATTTTGACCCTG CCAAGTGCCGCTATGCCCTGGGCATGCAGGACCGCACCATTCCTGACAGCGATATCTCTGTGTCCAGCTCCTGGTCGGACTCTACCGCTGCCCGCCACAGCAG gctGGAAAGCAGTGATGGAGATGGGGCTTGGTGCCCTGCAGGGCCTGTGTTCCCCAAAGAAGAGGAGTACTTGCAGGTGGACCTTCGTAGGCTACACCTGGTGGCTCTGGTGGGCACCCAGGGCCGCCATGCTGGGGGTCTGGGCAAAGAGTTCTCCCGAAGCTATCGGTTGCGTTACTCCCGAGATGGCCGCCGCTGGATGGACTGGAAGGACCGCTGGGGACAGGAG GTGATTTCGGGTAACGAGGATCCCGGGGGAGTAGTGCTGAAGGACCTTGGACCCCCCATGGTGGCCCGGCTGGTCCGCTTCTACCCCAGGGCTGACCGGATCATGAGTGTCTGTCTTCGGGTGGAGCTCTATGGCTGCCTCTGGCGGG ATGGACTCCTGTCATATACAGCCCCCGTGGGGCAGACCATGCAGTTATCTGAGGTGATGGTACATCTCAATGATTCCACTTACGATGGATATACTGCTGGAGG GCTGCAGTATGGCGGTCTGGGCCAGCTGGCAGATGGCGTGGTGGGCCTGGATGATTTCAGGCAGAGCCAGGAGCTGCGGGTCTGGCCAGGCTATGACTATGTGGGATGGAGCAATCAGAGCTTCCCCACGGGCTACGTGGAGATGGAGTTTGAGTTTGATCGGTTGAGGACCTTCCAGACCATGCAG GTCCACTGTAACAACATGCACACTCTGGGAGCCCGCCTACCAGGCGGGGTGGAATGCCGGTTTAAAAGGGGTCCCGCCATGGCCTGGGAAGGAGAGCCTGTCCGCCATGCTCTGGGAGGCAGCCTTGGAGACCCCAGAGCCCGGGCCATCTCAGTGCCCCTGGGTGGCCACGTGGGCCGCTTTCTGCAGTGCAGATTCCTCTTTGCAGGTCCTTGGTTACTCTTCAGTGAGATCTCTTTCATCTCAG atGTGGTGAACGACTCCTCTGACACCTTCCCACCAGCCCCCTGGTGGCCACCTGGCCCTCCTCCCACCAACTTCAGCAGCTTGG AGCTGGAGCCCCGGGGTCAACAGCCAGTGGCCAAGGCGGAGGGGAGCCCAACTGCCATCCTCATTGGCTGCCTGGTGGCCATcatcctgctgctgcttctcatcaTCGCGCTGATGCTCTGGAGGCTGCACTGGCGCCGGCTGCTCAGCAAG GCCGAGCGCCGCGTGTTGGAGGAGGAGCTGACGGTTCACCTTTCTGTCCCTGGGGACACCATCCTCATCAACAACCGCCCAGGACCCCGAGAGCCACCCCCTTACCAGGAACCCCGGCCTCGGGGGACTCTACCCCATTCTGCACCCTGCGTCCCCAACGGCTCTG CCTGCAGTGGGGACTATATGGAGCCCGAGAAGCCGGGTGCCCCGCTTctacccccacctccccagaACAGCGTCCCCCATTATGCCGAGGCTGACATTGTCACCCTGCAGGGCGTCACTGGGGGCAACACCTATGCTGTGCCTGCACTGCCCCCAGGGGCGGTTGGGGATGGGCCCCCCAGAGTGGATTTCCCTCGGTCACGGCTCCGCTTCAAGGAGAAGCTTGGCGAGGGCCAATTTGGGGAG GTACACCTGTGTGAAGTAGAGGACCCGCAAGATCTGGTCAGTAGTGACTTCCCTATCAGTGTGCACAAGGGACACCCCTTGCTGGTAGCAGTGAAGATCCTCCGGCCAGATGCCACCAAAAATGCCAG GAATGATTTCCTGAAGGAGGTAAAGATCATGTCACGGCTGAAGGACCCAAACATCATCCGgctcctgggtgtgtgtgtgcaggatgaCCCCCTCTGCATGATCACAGACTACATGGAGAATGGCGATCTGAACCAGTTCCTCAGTGCCCGCCAGCTGGAGAACAAGGCCACTCAGGGGCTCTCTGGGGACACAGAGTCTGACCAGGGGCCCACAATCAG CTACCCTATGCTGTTACACGTGGGGGCCCAGATCGCCTCTGGCATGCGTTATCTCGCCACGCTGAACTTTGTGCATCGGGACCTGGCCACCCGGAACTGCTTGGTTGGGGAAAATTTCACCATCAAAATCGCCGACTTTGGCATGAGTCGGAATCTCTACGCTGGGGATTATTACCGTGTCCAGGGCCGGGCGGTGCTGCCCATCAGGTGGATGGCTTGGGAGTGCATTCTCATG GGGAAGTTCACAACAGCCAGTGACGTTTGGGCCTTCGGAGTGACCCTGTGGGAGGTGCTGATGCTCTGCAGGTCCCAGCCCTTTGGGCAGCTTACAGATGAGCAGGTTATCGAGAATGCCGGCGAGTTCTTCAGGGACCAGGGCCGGCAG GTCTACTTGTCCAGGCCACCCGCCTGCCCACAGACCCTGTATGAGCTGATGCTCCGGTGTTGGAGCCGGGAGCCCGAGCAGCGGCCGCCCTTCGCCCAGCTTCATCGGTTCCTGGCGGATGATGCGCTCAACACGGTGTAA
- the Ddr1 gene encoding epithelial discoidin domain-containing receptor 1 isoform 1 precursor (isoform 1 precursor is encoded by transcript variant 1; The RefSeq protein has 2 substitutions compared to this genomic sequence) encodes MGTGTLSSLLLLLLLVTIGDADMKGHFDPAKCRYALGMQDRTIPDSDISVSSSWSDSTAARHSRLESSDGDGAWCPAGPVFPKEEEYLQVDLRRLHLVALVGTQGRHAGGLGKEFSRSYRLRYSRDGRRWMDWKDRWGQEVISGNEDPGGVVLKDLGPPMVARLVRFYPRADRVMSVCLRVELYGCLWRDGLLSYTAPVGQTMQLSEVMVHLNDSTYDGYTAGGLQYGGLGQLADGVVGLDDFRQSQELRVWPGYDYVGWSNQSFPTGYVEMEFEFDRLRTFQTMQVHCNNMHTLGARLPGGVECRFKRGPAMAWEGEPVRHALGGSLGDPRARAISVPLGGHVGRFLQCRFLFAGPWLLFSEISFISDVVNDSSDTFPPAPWWPPGPPPTNFSSLELEPRGQQPVAKAEGSPTAILIGCLVAIILLLLLIIALMLWRLHWRRLLSKAERRVLEEELTVHLSVPGDTILINNRPGPREPPPYQEPRPRGTPPHSAPCVPNGSALLLSNPAYRLLLATYARPPRGPGPPTPAWAKPTNTQACSGDYMEPEKPGAPLLPPPPQNSVPHYAEADIVTLQGVTGGNTYAVPALPPGAVGDGPPRVDFPRSRLRFKEKLGEGQFGEVHLCEVEDPQDLVSSDFPISVHKGHPLLVAVKILRPDATKNARNDFLKEVKIMSRLKDPNIIRLLGVCVQDDPLCMITDYMENGDLNQFLSARQLENKATQGLSGDTESDQGPTISYPMLLHVGAQIASGMRYLATLNFVHRDLATRNCLVGENFTIKIADFGMSRNLYAGDYYRVQGRAVLPIRWMAWECILMGKFTTASDVWAFGVTLWEVLMLCRSQPFGQLTDEQVIENAGEFFRDQGRQVYLSRPPACPQTLYELMLRCWSREPEQRPPFAQLHRFLADDALNTV; translated from the exons ATGGGGACAGGGACCCTCTCatctctactgctgctgctactctTGGTGACAATTGGAGATGCTGACATGAAGGGACATTTTGACCCTG CCAAGTGCCGCTATGCCCTGGGCATGCAGGACCGCACCATTCCTGACAGCGATATCTCTGTGTCCAGCTCCTGGTCGGACTCTACCGCTGCCCGCCACAGCAG gctGGAAAGCAGTGATGGAGATGGGGCTTGGTGCCCTGCAGGGCCTGTGTTCCCCAAAGAAGAGGAGTACTTGCAGGTGGACCTTCGTAGGCTACACCTGGTGGCTCTGGTGGGCACCCAGGGCCGCCATGCTGGGGGTCTGGGCAAAGAGTTCTCCCGAAGCTATCGGTTGCGTTACTCCCGAGATGGCCGCCGCTGGATGGACTGGAAGGACCGCTGGGGACAGGAG GTGATTTCGGGTAACGAGGATCCCGGGGGAGTAGTGCTGAAGGACCTTGGACCCCCCATGGTGGCCCGGCTGGTCCGCTTCTACCCCAGGGCTGACCGGATCATGAGTGTCTGTCTTCGGGTGGAGCTCTATGGCTGCCTCTGGCGGG ATGGACTCCTGTCATATACAGCCCCCGTGGGGCAGACCATGCAGTTATCTGAGGTGATGGTACATCTCAATGATTCCACTTACGATGGATATACTGCTGGAGG GCTGCAGTATGGCGGTCTGGGCCAGCTGGCAGATGGCGTGGTGGGCCTGGATGATTTCAGGCAGAGCCAGGAGCTGCGGGTCTGGCCAGGCTATGACTATGTGGGATGGAGCAATCAGAGCTTCCCCACGGGCTACGTGGAGATGGAGTTTGAGTTTGATCGGTTGAGGACCTTCCAGACCATGCAG GTCCACTGTAACAACATGCACACTCTGGGAGCCCGCCTACCAGGCGGGGTGGAATGCCGGTTTAAAAGGGGTCCCGCCATGGCCTGGGAAGGAGAGCCTGTCCGCCATGCTCTGGGAGGCAGCCTTGGAGACCCCAGAGCCCGGGCCATCTCAGTGCCCCTGGGTGGCCACGTGGGCCGCTTTCTGCAGTGCAGATTCCTCTTTGCAGGTCCTTGGTTACTCTTCAGTGAGATCTCTTTCATCTCAG atGTGGTGAACGACTCCTCTGACACCTTCCCACCAGCCCCCTGGTGGCCACCTGGCCCTCCTCCCACCAACTTCAGCAGCTTGG AGCTGGAGCCCCGGGGTCAACAGCCAGTGGCCAAGGCGGAGGGGAGCCCAACTGCCATCCTCATTGGCTGCCTGGTGGCCATcatcctgctgctgcttctcatcaTCGCGCTGATGCTCTGGAGGCTGCACTGGCGCCGGCTGCTCAGCAAG GCCGAGCGCCGCGTGTTGGAGGAGGAGCTGACGGTTCACCTTTCTGTCCCTGGGGACACCATCCTCATCAACAACCGCCCAGGACCCCGAGAGCCACCCCCTTACCAGGAACCCCGGCCTCGGGGGACTCTACCCCATTCTGCACCCTGCGTCCCCAACGGCTCTG CGTTGCTGCTCTCCAATCCGGCCTACCGCCTCCTTCTGGCCACTTACGCCCGTCCCCCTCGAGGCCCGGGCCCCCCCACACCCGCCTGGGCCAAACCCACCAACACCCAGG CCTGCAGTGGGGACTATATGGAGCCCGAGAAGCCGGGTGCCCCGCTTctacccccacctccccagaACAGCGTCCCCCATTATGCCGAGGCTGACATTGTCACCCTGCAGGGCGTCACTGGGGGCAACACCTATGCTGTGCCTGCACTGCCCCCAGGGGCGGTTGGGGATGGGCCCCCCAGAGTGGATTTCCCTCGGTCACGGCTCCGCTTCAAGGAGAAGCTTGGCGAGGGCCAATTTGGGGAG GTACACCTGTGTGAAGTAGAGGACCCGCAAGATCTGGTCAGTAGTGACTTCCCTATCAGTGTGCACAAGGGACACCCCTTGCTGGTAGCAGTGAAGATCCTCCGGCCAGATGCCACCAAAAATGCCAG GAATGATTTCCTGAAGGAGGTAAAGATCATGTCACGGCTGAAGGACCCAAACATCATCCGgctcctgggtgtgtgtgtgcaggatgaCCCCCTCTGCATGATCACAGACTACATGGAGAATGGCGATCTGAACCAGTTCCTCAGTGCCCGCCAGCTGGAGAACAAGGCCACTCAGGGGCTCTCTGGGGACACAGAGTCTGACCAGGGGCCCACAATCAG CTACCCTATGCTGTTACACGTGGGGGCCCAGATCGCCTCTGGCATGCGTTATCTCGCCACGCTGAACTTTGTGCATCGGGACCTGGCCACCCGGAACTGCTTGGTTGGGGAAAATTTCACCATCAAAATCGCCGACTTTGGCATGAGTCGGAATCTCTACGCTGGGGATTATTACCGTGTCCAGGGCCGGGCGGTGCTGCCCATCAGGTGGATGGCTTGGGAGTGCATTCTCATG GGGAAGTTCACAACAGCCAGTGACGTTTGGGCCTTCGGAGTGACCCTGTGGGAGGTGCTGATGCTCTGCAGGTCCCAGCCCTTTGGGCAGCTTACAGATGAGCAGGTTATCGAGAATGCCGGCGAGTTCTTCAGGGACCAGGGCCGGCAG GTCTACTTGTCCAGGCCACCCGCCTGCCCACAGACCCTGTATGAGCTGATGCTCCGGTGTTGGAGCCGGGAGCCCGAGCAGCGGCCGCCCTTCGCCCAGCTTCATCGGTTCCTGGCGGATGATGCGCTCAACACGGTGTAA